The following proteins come from a genomic window of Flavobacteriales bacterium:
- the ung gene encoding uracil-DNA glycosylase: protein MEPKIESSWLAALSQEFRADYFSEIKKKLLLEKSQYRIFPPGASIFSAYNMTPLSEIKVVIIGQDPYHGYGQANGMCFSVNEGVPHPPSLQNIFREVSDNFDFPYPKSGDLSPWAKQGVFLLNASLTVREGQANAHKDIGWQRFTDATIKAISDQKENVIFLLWGGFAKRKVALIDKSKHLVLTSGHPSPLSANRGYWFGNQHFLKVNEVLKKRGEKAIDWKIV, encoded by the coding sequence ATAGAACCTAAAATTGAATCGTCTTGGTTAGCGGCTTTAAGTCAGGAATTTAGAGCTGATTACTTTTCAGAAATAAAAAAGAAATTACTTTTAGAAAAAAGTCAATATAGAATTTTCCCTCCAGGAGCAAGTATTTTTTCTGCGTATAATATGACGCCTTTATCAGAGATTAAAGTTGTGATTATTGGTCAGGACCCTTACCATGGCTATGGTCAGGCCAATGGGATGTGCTTTTCGGTAAATGAAGGAGTGCCACACCCTCCATCACTTCAAAATATTTTTAGAGAGGTTTCCGATAATTTTGATTTTCCTTATCCCAAAAGTGGCGACTTGTCACCTTGGGCCAAACAAGGAGTTTTTTTGTTGAATGCATCGCTTACGGTTAGAGAAGGGCAGGCAAATGCACATAAAGATATAGGATGGCAACGTTTTACTGATGCAACGATTAAAGCAATTTCTGATCAAAAAGAAAATGTGATTTTTTTGTTGTGGGGAGGCTTTGCTAAGCGTAAGGTAGCATTGATAGATAAGAGCAAACATTTAGTATTGACTTCAGGACATCCATCACCATTAAGTGCGAATAGAGGGTATTGGTTTGGGAATCAACATTTCTTAAAAGTGAATGAGGTGTTAAAAAAGCGAGGAGAAAAAGCAATTGATTGGAAAATCGTCTAG
- a CDS encoding DNA gyrase/topoisomerase IV subunit A, whose amino-acid sequence MSIENENEFNEDAFDENDTHSDGVDVIPLSGLYEDWFLDYASYVILERAVPALEDGLKPVQRRILHSLKELDDGRYNKVANVIGNTMKYHPHGDASIGDAMVQIGQKDLLIDCQGNWGNTLTGDGAAAPRYIEARLTKFALHTVFNPKTTEWLSSYDGRNKEPKNLPIKFPLLLSQGAEGIAVGMACKILPHNFIELIDASIDYLRGRKVDLYPDFPHGGKADFSNYNGGLRGGKVRVRANITKVNAKTLMIDQIPYGTTTDSLMDSIVKANDKNKIKVRKIEDNTAAEAEILIHLPAGVSPDKMIDALYAFTNCEISISPNAAVIEEGNKPVFISVNEMLKNSTDRTVELLKLELEIKKRELESQWHWASLERIFIENRIYRDIEEEETWEGVVGAIDKGMHQYISTPNRKNKAKGVVELYRDLTEEDIVRLTEIKIKRISKFDSNKADEVIAKILAGIEEVQHHLDNLVQYAVDYFRDLKNKFGEGRERKTEIRTFDSISAKKVIVSNKKLYVNKEEGFIGWTLRKDEFVSECSEIDDVIVFFKTGKMLVTKVADKKFVGKGIIHCAVWKKGDKRTIYHMIYQDGKDKVSYMKRFHVSSITRDKEYDLTTGSKGSKLLYFTANPNGRREVVSVKLRPRPHLKKIRFEIDFGELLIKGRGSKGNRATKELISKVEQKEVGGSTLAARKVWWDSVVRRLNDEGRGTLLGEFRGDDKILTLHESGHYKLSGFELATKFGDGLIHIEKWYPERPIACVYWNQEKELYYVKRFLAESSTKPVLFISEEEGAHLVVATTQKEPKIQIVYNKHLKETKHLPDKFEHVNELIDIKGLKAQGNQLTKLKVKSIALLPPEEGEEWEVEEVKSSEEVIGDVVEDQNEPVAKPDEGPLEVEWEVTNTTDEEASKKDSKGAIKDTDEEDEDQMSLF is encoded by the coding sequence ATGAGTATAGAAAACGAGAACGAATTCAATGAGGATGCTTTCGACGAGAATGATACCCATAGTGATGGAGTGGATGTAATTCCTCTATCAGGATTGTATGAAGATTGGTTTCTGGATTACGCATCTTATGTGATTTTAGAACGTGCAGTTCCAGCACTAGAAGATGGGTTGAAACCAGTTCAGCGAAGAATATTACACTCTCTAAAAGAGTTAGATGACGGTCGGTACAATAAGGTAGCCAATGTTATTGGTAATACGATGAAGTATCACCCTCATGGAGATGCATCTATTGGGGATGCAATGGTTCAAATTGGACAAAAAGATTTGTTGATCGATTGCCAAGGGAACTGGGGGAATACATTGACTGGAGATGGGGCAGCTGCACCAAGGTATATTGAAGCACGTCTAACAAAATTTGCGTTGCATACAGTCTTTAACCCAAAAACAACTGAGTGGTTATCTTCTTATGATGGTCGAAATAAAGAACCCAAAAACCTACCAATAAAATTTCCATTGTTACTGTCTCAAGGGGCTGAGGGGATTGCTGTAGGTATGGCTTGTAAGATTTTACCGCATAATTTTATTGAATTAATTGACGCCTCAATTGATTATTTAAGAGGGCGAAAAGTCGATTTATATCCAGATTTTCCTCATGGAGGAAAAGCTGATTTTAGTAATTATAATGGTGGTCTAAGAGGTGGAAAAGTTCGAGTTAGAGCCAACATTACTAAGGTTAATGCAAAGACATTGATGATCGATCAGATTCCTTACGGAACAACAACAGATTCTTTGATGGATTCTATTGTAAAAGCCAACGATAAAAATAAGATTAAAGTACGTAAAATAGAAGATAATACAGCTGCAGAAGCTGAAATTTTGATTCACTTGCCTGCAGGAGTTTCTCCAGATAAAATGATTGATGCATTATATGCATTTACAAATTGTGAGATCTCTATTTCACCTAATGCTGCTGTTATTGAAGAGGGGAATAAACCTGTTTTTATCAGTGTAAACGAAATGCTTAAAAATTCAACAGATAGAACCGTAGAGTTGTTGAAGTTAGAGTTGGAGATTAAGAAGAGAGAATTGGAGAGTCAATGGCATTGGGCTTCTTTAGAGCGAATTTTTATAGAAAATAGAATCTATAGAGATATCGAGGAGGAGGAAACTTGGGAAGGTGTAGTAGGAGCTATTGATAAAGGAATGCACCAATATATTTCTACTCCTAACCGTAAAAATAAAGCTAAGGGTGTTGTTGAATTATATAGAGATTTAACTGAGGAAGACATTGTTCGATTAACAGAAATAAAGATTAAACGTATTTCTAAGTTTGATTCGAATAAAGCAGATGAAGTTATTGCAAAGATTTTAGCTGGTATAGAAGAGGTACAGCATCATTTGGATAATTTAGTGCAATATGCTGTAGATTATTTTAGAGATTTAAAAAATAAATTTGGAGAAGGGAGAGAACGTAAAACAGAGATAAGGACGTTTGATAGTATTTCAGCGAAAAAAGTAATTGTATCCAATAAAAAACTATACGTTAATAAAGAAGAAGGTTTTATAGGTTGGACCCTTCGAAAAGATGAGTTCGTTTCAGAGTGTTCAGAGATAGATGATGTTATTGTATTCTTTAAGACAGGAAAGATGTTGGTGACAAAGGTTGCTGATAAAAAGTTTGTTGGAAAGGGAATTATCCATTGCGCTGTTTGGAAAAAAGGAGATAAACGTACGATTTATCATATGATTTATCAGGATGGAAAAGATAAAGTGTCTTACATGAAGCGTTTTCATGTTAGTAGCATTACACGTGATAAAGAGTACGATTTAACTACTGGAAGCAAAGGTTCTAAACTTTTGTATTTTACTGCTAATCCTAACGGGAGAAGGGAAGTCGTCTCGGTGAAACTTCGACCACGTCCACATTTAAAGAAAATTCGTTTTGAAATTGATTTTGGGGAACTCTTAATTAAAGGTAGAGGGTCAAAAGGAAATCGTGCAACTAAAGAGTTAATTAGCAAAGTAGAACAAAAAGAAGTTGGTGGTTCAACATTAGCAGCTAGAAAAGTATGGTGGGATAGTGTAGTTAGAAGATTAAATGATGAGGGAAGAGGGACCTTGTTAGGAGAATTTAGAGGAGATGATAAAATCTTGACGTTACATGAATCGGGGCATTATAAATTGAGTGGATTTGAATTGGCAACTAAGTTTGGTGATGGGTTAATCCATATTGAGAAATGGTACCCTGAACGACCAATTGCTTGTGTTTATTGGAATCAAGAGAAAGAACTGTACTATGTGAAGCGTTTCTTGGCAGAGTCATCGACTAAACCTGTGTTGTTTATTTCTGAAGAAGAAGGAGCGCATTTAGTCGTTGCGACAACTCAAAAAGAGCCTAAAATTCAGATTGTTTACAATAAACATCTTAAAGAGACTAAGCATTTGCCCGATAAGTTTGAACATGTTAATGAGTTAATAGACATTAAAGGATTGAAAGCCCAAGGAAATCAATTAACAAAGCTTAAGGTAAAGTCAATAGCGTTATTGCCGCCTGAAGAGGGGGAAGAATGGGAGGTAGAAGAAGTGAAAAGTTCTGAAGAAGTTATTGGTGATGTTGTTGAGGATCAAAATGAGCCCGTTGCAAAACCCGATGAGGGGCCTTTAGAGGTGGAGTGGGAAGTCACGAATACAACAGATGAAGAAGCGTCTAAAAAAGACAGTAAAGGAGCAATAAAAGATACAGATGAGGAAGATGAAGATCAAATGAGTTTGTTTTGA
- a CDS encoding type IIA DNA topoisomerase subunit B, with protein sequence MSEKVEYTEDNIRSLDWKEHIRMRPGMYIGKLGDGTSADDGIYILVKEVMDNSIDEFVMGNGRKIILKLKDGAVSVRDYGRGIPLGKVKDVVSKMNTGGKYDSKAFKKSVGLNGVGTKAVNALSSYFKVQSFREGQQKTVEFTRGEVINEFDLVDTDKENGTYVKFVPDGDIFKNYNFKNNYLEKLFWNYCYLNRGLTIHFNSKRFHSKNGLKDLLENNMDGDPLYPIIHLEGEDIEVAFTHARSYGEDYSSFVNGQHTTQGGTHQGAFREAVAKVIKDFFGKYEPVDIRQSIVAAVSIKVMEPVFESQTKTKLGSLDIEPGGKSVRAFVMDFLKEKLDNFLHRNPEVAQVLENKIKQSEKERKELSGIRKIARERAKRSNLHNKKLRDCKIHFNDLKNDRREETSIFITEGDSASGSITKSRDVGTQAVFSLRGKPLNSFGLTKKVVYENEEFNLVQAALNIEDGLENLRYNNVIIATDADVDGMHIRLLLLTFFLQFFPDLVKKGHVKILQTPLFRVRNKKETIYCYSDIERKNAIDKLGKNAEITRFKGLGEISPDEFKYFIGEDIRLEPVIVGKDQSIEEILTFYMGKNTQDRQNFIIENLKYEEDVDKMTEEK encoded by the coding sequence ATGTCTGAAAAAGTAGAATATACGGAAGATAATATTCGGTCACTAGATTGGAAAGAACATATTCGTATGCGTCCTGGGATGTATATAGGAAAGTTAGGTGACGGAACTTCTGCAGATGATGGGATTTATATCCTGGTTAAAGAGGTAATGGATAACTCTATTGATGAGTTTGTTATGGGGAATGGTCGAAAGATTATTCTTAAACTGAAAGATGGAGCTGTTTCTGTAAGAGATTATGGGCGAGGAATTCCTTTAGGGAAAGTTAAAGATGTTGTCTCCAAGATGAATACGGGAGGAAAGTATGACTCTAAGGCATTTAAAAAGTCGGTAGGACTGAACGGGGTTGGTACAAAAGCTGTTAACGCTTTATCTTCTTATTTCAAAGTTCAGTCATTTAGAGAGGGGCAACAGAAGACCGTTGAATTTACTAGAGGAGAAGTTATCAATGAGTTCGATCTTGTAGATACAGACAAGGAAAATGGAACGTACGTTAAGTTTGTTCCAGATGGAGACATCTTTAAAAACTACAATTTCAAAAATAATTATTTAGAAAAGTTATTTTGGAATTACTGTTATTTAAATAGAGGGCTAACGATTCATTTTAATAGTAAACGTTTTCACTCTAAAAATGGACTGAAAGATTTATTGGAAAACAATATGGATGGAGATCCATTGTACCCAATAATACATTTAGAGGGGGAAGATATAGAGGTTGCCTTTACACATGCGAGAAGTTATGGTGAGGATTATTCATCATTTGTCAATGGGCAGCATACAACACAGGGAGGGACGCATCAAGGGGCTTTTAGGGAAGCTGTAGCTAAGGTGATTAAAGATTTTTTTGGTAAATATGAACCTGTTGATATTCGCCAGTCTATAGTCGCAGCAGTGAGTATAAAAGTTATGGAACCCGTTTTTGAATCCCAAACAAAAACAAAATTGGGGTCTTTAGATATAGAACCAGGAGGAAAATCTGTGCGTGCTTTTGTAATGGACTTTTTAAAAGAAAAGTTAGATAACTTCTTGCACCGTAACCCTGAAGTAGCTCAAGTTTTAGAAAATAAAATAAAACAATCAGAAAAGGAAAGAAAAGAATTAAGCGGAATTAGAAAAATCGCAAGAGAACGAGCTAAAAGGTCTAATCTTCATAATAAAAAATTAAGAGATTGTAAGATTCATTTTAATGATTTAAAGAATGATAGAAGAGAGGAAACCTCTATTTTTATTACCGAGGGGGATTCGGCAAGTGGATCAATTACTAAGTCAAGAGATGTTGGTACACAAGCTGTATTTAGTCTGCGTGGTAAACCTCTTAACTCTTTTGGGTTAACCAAAAAGGTCGTTTATGAAAATGAAGAGTTTAATTTAGTTCAAGCAGCCTTAAATATAGAAGATGGATTAGAGAATTTAAGATACAATAATGTGATTATTGCTACCGATGCTGATGTAGATGGGATGCATATTCGATTACTGTTGTTGACATTCTTTTTACAGTTCTTTCCCGATTTAGTAAAGAAAGGGCATGTAAAGATATTACAAACACCTTTGTTTAGGGTTAGAAATAAAAAGGAGACGATTTATTGTTATTCAGATATTGAGCGAAAAAACGCGATAGATAAGTTGGGGAAAAATGCTGAGATTACTCGATTTAAAGGATTGGGAGAAATTTCACCAGATGAGTTTAAGTACTTTATCGGAGAGGATATTCGTTTAGAGCCTGTGATTGTAGGGAAAGATCAAAGTATAGAGGAAATATTGACATTCTATATGGGGAAAAATACACAAGATCGACAAAATTTCATTATCGAAAACTTAAAGTATGAAGAGGATGTCGATAAAATGACAGAAGAAAAATGA
- a CDS encoding GIY-YIG nuclease family protein — translation MNLFYTYILYSENLNQYYIGYTGDSLDNRIKKHNANHKGFTGRTKDWKIAYYETFDNKTDALKREKQIKNWKSKSMIIKLIRASR, via the coding sequence ATGAATTTATTTTACACTTATATTCTATACTCTGAAAACTTAAATCAATACTATATCGGATATACTGGTGACAGTTTAGACAATAGAATCAAAAAACATAATGCAAACCACAAAGGATTTACAGGAAGAACAAAGGACTGGAAAATAGCCTATTATGAAACCTTTGATAATAAAACTGATGCTCTAAAAAGAGAAAAACAAATTAAGAATTGGAAATCGAAATCCATGATTATAAAACTTATCAGAGCATCCCGATAA
- a CDS encoding acyltransferase, whose product MDKKIYFPNLNGLRFIAAFLVIIHHLEQIKSVYGIENYWESIPFIKIVGKLGVVLFFVLSGFLITYLLLAEEKAFKKISIVKFYMRRVLRIWPLYFLIIILAFFVLPNIDIFILPGFEKDVIYSNLPSKLLLYAFFFPNLALSLLGTVPFASHTWSIGTEEQFYLVWPLILSYIKKNRIVAMLAIIIFYICFKFFLQTSFASSYVPYSNILLAFWNSFPIDCMAIGGLYSILLFRKNKILKYLIRNDVFYFSIFLVSILMLAGIRIPYIHYEFYSVFFGLIILNFSVNDKIKLSLENKTLNYLGNISYGLYMYHPIAIVLVTSISLSLGLSTNWILYPLSVILTILIADISYRYFESFFLKFKKQFSNILSGNNNFK is encoded by the coding sequence ATGGACAAAAAAATTTATTTCCCTAACTTAAATGGACTAAGGTTTATTGCTGCTTTTTTAGTAATAATTCATCACCTTGAGCAAATAAAGTCAGTTTATGGTATAGAAAATTATTGGGAAAGCATTCCCTTTATAAAAATAGTTGGAAAACTTGGGGTGGTTTTATTTTTTGTTCTTAGTGGTTTTTTAATAACATACCTATTATTAGCTGAAGAAAAAGCTTTTAAGAAAATCAGCATTGTAAAATTCTATATGCGTAGAGTTCTGCGTATATGGCCGTTATATTTTCTCATTATAATCTTAGCTTTTTTTGTACTTCCCAACATTGATATCTTCATTCTACCTGGGTTTGAAAAAGATGTTATTTATTCTAACCTACCTTCCAAACTACTGCTATACGCATTTTTCTTCCCAAACTTGGCGCTTTCTTTATTAGGCACTGTTCCGTTTGCATCACACACATGGTCTATAGGGACTGAAGAACAATTCTACTTGGTTTGGCCTCTAATTTTAAGTTACATAAAGAAAAATCGAATAGTAGCAATGTTAGCTATTATCATTTTCTACATTTGCTTTAAATTCTTTTTACAAACATCTTTTGCAAGTAGTTATGTTCCTTACAGTAATATTCTACTCGCATTCTGGAATTCATTCCCAATTGATTGTATGGCCATTGGTGGCTTATATTCAATTCTGCTATTTCGAAAAAATAAAATATTAAAATATTTAATTCGAAATGATGTATTTTACTTTTCTATTTTTCTTGTTTCTATCCTTATGCTTGCAGGAATAAGAATACCTTACATTCATTATGAATTTTATTCTGTTTTCTTTGGATTAATTATTCTGAACTTCTCTGTTAATGACAAAATAAAACTATCATTGGAGAACAAAACTCTAAACTATCTTGGTAACATCTCATACGGATTATATATGTACCATCCCATAGCTATTGTTTTAGTTACATCGATCTCTCTATCATTAGGTTTATCAACAAACTGGATTCTATACCCACTTAGCGTTATCTTAACAATACTCATAGCCGATATATCATACCGATACTTCGAATCTTTTTTTCTTAAGTTTAAAAAGCAATTCTCTAATATCTTAAGTGGGAACAATAATTTTAAATAA
- a CDS encoding family 10 glycosylhydrolase, with protein sequence MRLFISFLFMLFFAVAINAQNHPKEEVRAVWLTTIWNIDWPKTTGESAQKLELQGILDSLLDANFNTIYFQARVRGDVNYNSTIEPWARWFSGTSGQSPGWDPLEYVIEQAHIRGMEVHAWFVTYNVHSGTSSPASAQHVANQHPSWITQWVSSSGTTLWWLNPGVPQVKDYLVSLVAELVNNYEVDGIQFDYIRYPDDNFNDAVQYNTYGNGVPLADWRRENINQFVREAYDTIQQLKPDVKVGSAPIGIYQNIPNATGWEGYHEIYQDSRQWMVENKHDYLCPQIYWDINTNPMFNVLVNDWVQNANSRHVYPGVAAYRMLANNWSAFEILSQVDGARNNQGKGQAMFSAYDIYSNTNSLMTQLKNSKYLYPANIPSMPWKDSLPPNAPVISSVNHNNGSYQISWSVPALPSDLDTVKYYNVYASTSSPIDISDISNVVAFYVRGTSVTVNLNTVPANTHFLVTAYDNGYNESQPSLEYLGTGVPVGGSLPVADFSFSTTTICEGDSIYFTNNSQNADSFLWAFGQGSPYSSLENPAVSYQHSGTYTVSLVASNNGNNDMVTQNIAVTVLPDAIANYTFSTDTLFLPGAIAYFTNGSSHADSYVWDFGNGLTSTGEHPWSEYFSEGSYEVTLIAESATCDNDTLSSMITVLNSVGVLESPIAAFSFQLLQNPVRGVLDYLITSNKNGKGQFLLMDVTGKVLLKRDLPVAIGKHSFQEEISKLSRGNYQCVFVIEDQVFVKKVIKQ encoded by the coding sequence ATGAGGCTTTTTATATCATTTCTTTTTATGTTGTTCTTTGCGGTGGCTATTAATGCTCAAAACCACCCTAAAGAAGAAGTTAGGGCAGTTTGGTTAACGACTATTTGGAATATTGATTGGCCAAAAACAACAGGCGAGTCGGCTCAAAAATTAGAGTTGCAAGGAATCTTAGATAGTTTACTAGATGCAAATTTTAATACCATCTATTTTCAAGCTAGAGTCAGAGGAGATGTTAATTATAATTCAACCATAGAGCCATGGGCGAGATGGTTTTCAGGTACTTCAGGGCAGTCTCCAGGATGGGATCCATTAGAATATGTCATAGAACAAGCGCATATTAGGGGAATGGAAGTGCACGCTTGGTTTGTAACTTATAATGTCCATTCAGGAACTAGTTCGCCGGCTTCAGCTCAACATGTTGCTAATCAGCACCCGTCGTGGATAACACAGTGGGTGAGTTCTAGTGGAACAACATTATGGTGGTTAAATCCTGGGGTTCCACAAGTCAAAGATTACTTAGTCTCACTTGTTGCTGAATTGGTAAATAACTATGAGGTAGATGGGATACAGTTCGACTATATTCGATATCCTGATGATAATTTTAATGATGCTGTACAATATAATACTTATGGAAATGGAGTGCCACTTGCTGACTGGAGACGGGAAAATATTAATCAATTTGTAAGAGAAGCTTATGATACAATCCAACAATTAAAACCTGATGTTAAAGTCGGAAGTGCACCTATTGGAATCTATCAAAACATACCTAATGCTACTGGTTGGGAGGGGTATCACGAAATTTATCAAGACTCAAGACAGTGGATGGTTGAAAATAAACATGACTACCTTTGTCCTCAAATATATTGGGATATCAATACCAATCCGATGTTTAATGTTTTGGTAAATGATTGGGTCCAAAATGCCAATTCAAGGCATGTTTATCCTGGTGTAGCTGCATATAGAATGTTAGCCAATAACTGGTCAGCATTTGAAATTTTAAGTCAAGTAGACGGAGCTAGAAATAATCAAGGTAAAGGTCAGGCGATGTTTAGTGCCTATGATATTTATAGTAATACGAATAGTTTAATGACACAATTAAAAAACTCAAAGTATTTGTATCCGGCAAACATTCCGTCCATGCCATGGAAAGATAGTCTACCTCCAAACGCCCCTGTTATATCAAGTGTAAACCATAATAATGGGAGCTATCAAATCAGTTGGAGTGTACCTGCTTTACCGTCAGATTTAGATACTGTAAAATATTATAATGTTTATGCTTCAACCAGTTCTCCAATTGATATTTCTGATATCAGTAATGTGGTTGCATTTTATGTTAGAGGAACGAGTGTAACAGTCAATCTAAATACTGTGCCAGCTAATACACACTTTCTTGTGACGGCATATGATAATGGGTATAATGAAAGTCAACCATCACTAGAATATTTAGGGACAGGAGTTCCTGTAGGAGGTAGTTTACCAGTAGCTGATTTTTCATTTTCAACGACCACAATTTGTGAGGGAGATTCCATTTATTTTACGAATAACTCTCAAAATGCTGATTCATTTCTGTGGGCTTTTGGTCAAGGAAGTCCATATTCAAGTCTTGAGAACCCAGCTGTAAGTTATCAGCATAGTGGTACTTATACTGTTTCTTTGGTTGCTTCAAATAATGGGAATAATGATATGGTAACACAAAATATAGCTGTTACAGTATTGCCTGATGCTATAGCTAATTATACTTTTTCAACTGATACCCTGTTTTTACCTGGTGCAATTGCCTATTTTACGAATGGTTCAAGTCATGCCGATAGTTATGTCTGGGATTTTGGAAATGGTTTAACTAGTACAGGAGAGCATCCTTGGTCTGAGTATTTTAGTGAAGGAAGCTATGAAGTGACTTTAATCGCAGAAAGTGCAACATGTGATAACGATACCCTTTCATCAATGATAACAGTACTTAATTCTGTTGGGGTTTTGGAAAGTCCTATAGCTGCGTTCTCATTTCAATTATTACAGAACCCTGTTCGTGGAGTTTTGGATTATTTGATTACTTCAAATAAAAATGGCAAAGGTCAATTTTTGTTGATGGATGTAACGGGAAAAGTTTTGCTAAAGAGAGATTTACCCGTAGCTATAGGTAAGCACAGCTTTCAGGAAGAGATATCAAAGCTTTCTAGAGGGAATTATCAGTGTGTTTTTGTTATTGAGGATCAAGTTTTTGTAAAAAAAGTGATCAAACAATAA